A region from the Lolium perenne isolate Kyuss_39 chromosome 4, Kyuss_2.0, whole genome shotgun sequence genome encodes:
- the LOC127293629 gene encoding rhomboid-like protein 15 isoform X2, whose product MRPNIITEAGISTRLNQWWSSTPFITSGVTLICAAIYLVCLLIGYDSYSEICFLPSAVASHFQVYRVYTSVLFHGSLLHVLFNMLTFVPLGTELERIMGSVRLLFLMFLLATTNAIFHLIVAFLVAYNPISPVSYLVDECSIGFSGVIFSMIVIETSLSGVQYRSIFGLFNVPAKWYAWILLVLFQFLASNVSLLGHLSGILSGFAYTYGLFNYLLPGPSFYSSIEGLSMLSACVRRPGFILCTGGTTYGQLPTYSNTSTAPSSLINRNFWRNISSWMPSRQTSTIQTSSTQEQEDPRFPGRGRTLASTGTEPTAREASANLHARHTALNTVRADATVTADQTDTFDEELKKLVGMGFEKTQAEVALAAADGDPNVAIEILMSQQD is encoded by the exons ATGCGCCCCAACATCATCACGGAG GCTGGGATTTCAACTAGGCTGAACCAGTGGTGGAGCAGCACCCCGTTCATCACCTCTGGTGTTACCTTAATATGCGCGGCGATATATCTTGTGTGCTTGTTAATTGGATATGACTCTTACAGCGAGATATGCTTCTTGCCCTCTGCGGTGGCCTCACATTTTCAAG TGTACAGGGTCTACACATCTGTTCTGTTTCATGGTTCTTTGCTTCATGTGCTTTTCAACATGCTGACCTTTGTACCCCTGGGCACCGAGCTGGAGAGAATTATGGGATCAGTCCGCCTCTTATTCCTGATGTTCCTTCTTGCAACAACCAATGCGATTTTCCATCTCATCGTTGCCTTCTTGGTGGCTTATAATCCTATATCTCCTGTTTCATACCTCGTCGATGAATGTTCCATTGGCTTTTCTGGAGTTATATTCTCAATGATTGTCATTGAGACAAGTCTGAGTGGAGTGCAATATCGAAG CATCTTTGGTCTCTTCAATGTCCCTGCAAAATG GTATGCATGGATTTTGCTTGTACTGTTTCAGTTTCTCGCGAGTAATGTTTCATTACTGGGGCACCTATCTGGCATCTTGTCTGGGTTCGCAT ACACTTATGGGCTATTCAACTACTTGCTGCCTGGACCATCATTTTATTCTTCTATTGAAGGCTTGTCCATGCTA TCTGCTTGTGTTAGGCGTCCTGGCTTTATTCTCTGCACTGGAGGGactacctatggccagcttcctaCATATTCTAACACGTCCACTGCACCAAG CTCTCTGATAAATCGAAATTTCTGGAGAAATATTTCTTCATGGATGCCAAGTAGGCAGACATCCACTATTCAGACATCTAGTACTCAG GAACAAGAAGATCCCAGATTTCCAGGGAGAGGACGAACACTTGCTTCTACAGGAACTGAACCAACTGCAAGGGAGGCAAGCGCGAAtttgcatgctag ACATACAGCATTAAACACAGTCAGAGCTGATGCAACAGTAACAGCTGACCAG ACTGATACATTTGATGAAGAGCTTAAGAAGCTGGTTGGTATGGGTTTCGAAAAG
- the LOC127293629 gene encoding rhomboid-like protein 15 isoform X1: MRPNIITEAGISTRLNQWWSSTPFITSGVTLICAAIYLVCLLIGYDSYSEICFLPSAVASHFQVYRVYTSVLFHGSLLHVLFNMLTFVPLGTELERIMGSVRLLFLMFLLATTNAIFHLIVAFLVAYNPISPVSYLVDECSIGFSGVIFSMIVIETSLSGVQYRSIFGLFNVPAKWYAWILLVLFQFLASNVSLLGHLSGILSGFAYTYGLFNYLLPGPSFYSSIEGLSMLSACVRRPGFILCTGGTTYGQLPTYSNTSTAPSSLINRNFWRNISSWMPSRQTSTIQTSSTQEQEDPRFPGRGRTLASTGTEPTAREASANLHARLLDNTTPSDPLTNSQHTALNTVRADATVTADQTDTFDEELKKLVGMGFEKTQAEVALAAADGDPNVAIEILMSQQD; encoded by the exons ATGCGCCCCAACATCATCACGGAG GCTGGGATTTCAACTAGGCTGAACCAGTGGTGGAGCAGCACCCCGTTCATCACCTCTGGTGTTACCTTAATATGCGCGGCGATATATCTTGTGTGCTTGTTAATTGGATATGACTCTTACAGCGAGATATGCTTCTTGCCCTCTGCGGTGGCCTCACATTTTCAAG TGTACAGGGTCTACACATCTGTTCTGTTTCATGGTTCTTTGCTTCATGTGCTTTTCAACATGCTGACCTTTGTACCCCTGGGCACCGAGCTGGAGAGAATTATGGGATCAGTCCGCCTCTTATTCCTGATGTTCCTTCTTGCAACAACCAATGCGATTTTCCATCTCATCGTTGCCTTCTTGGTGGCTTATAATCCTATATCTCCTGTTTCATACCTCGTCGATGAATGTTCCATTGGCTTTTCTGGAGTTATATTCTCAATGATTGTCATTGAGACAAGTCTGAGTGGAGTGCAATATCGAAG CATCTTTGGTCTCTTCAATGTCCCTGCAAAATG GTATGCATGGATTTTGCTTGTACTGTTTCAGTTTCTCGCGAGTAATGTTTCATTACTGGGGCACCTATCTGGCATCTTGTCTGGGTTCGCAT ACACTTATGGGCTATTCAACTACTTGCTGCCTGGACCATCATTTTATTCTTCTATTGAAGGCTTGTCCATGCTA TCTGCTTGTGTTAGGCGTCCTGGCTTTATTCTCTGCACTGGAGGGactacctatggccagcttcctaCATATTCTAACACGTCCACTGCACCAAG CTCTCTGATAAATCGAAATTTCTGGAGAAATATTTCTTCATGGATGCCAAGTAGGCAGACATCCACTATTCAGACATCTAGTACTCAG GAACAAGAAGATCCCAGATTTCCAGGGAGAGGACGAACACTTGCTTCTACAGGAACTGAACCAACTGCAAGGGAGGCAAGCGCGAAtttgcatgctaggttgttggatAACACAACCCCAAGTGACCCTCTAACGAATTCACA ACATACAGCATTAAACACAGTCAGAGCTGATGCAACAGTAACAGCTGACCAG ACTGATACATTTGATGAAGAGCTTAAGAAGCTGGTTGGTATGGGTTTCGAAAAG